One Odocoileus virginianus isolate 20LAN1187 ecotype Illinois chromosome 6, Ovbor_1.2, whole genome shotgun sequence DNA segment encodes these proteins:
- the LOC110122313 gene encoding olfactory receptor 4F3/4F16/4F29-like — protein sequence MKLMDGGNRSVVSEFLLQGLTSSWEIQILLFLFFTVFYIASMLGNLLIVLTILSDHHLHSPMYFLLANLSFIDTGVSSIATPKMISDLFRRHKVISLRGCITQMFFIHTVGGAEMVLLIVMAYDRYVAICKPLHYLTIMSLRVCTSLLAVAWTIGLIHSVAQLAFVVNLPFCGPNEMDSFYCDFPRFIKLACTDTYRLEFLVTANSGFISMGTFLILIVSYIFILVTVHKHSSGGSSKALSTLSAHITVVVFFFGPCIIVYVWPFPTLPIDKFLAIFDALITPFMNPIIYTLRNKEMKMAMRRLFGKVLSFKKSFFMHNPRNSD from the coding sequence ATGAAGTTGATGGATGGAGGaaatcgctcagtggtgtccgaatTTTTGCTGCAGGGACTCACCAGTTCTTGGGAGATCcagattcttctttttctctttttcacagtATTTTATATAGCAAGTATGCTGGGAAACCTTCTCATTGTGCTCACAATTCTGTCAGACCACCATTTACATTCCCCCATGTACTTTTTGTTGGCAAATCTCTCCTTCATTGACACAGGTGTTTCCAGCATTGCAACCCCAAAGATGATTTCTGACCTTTTCAGAAGACACAAAGTCATCTCCTTGAGAGGCTGCATCACTCAGATGTTCTTTATTCACACTGTTGGGGGTGCAGAGATGGTGCTGCTCATAGTCATGGCCTATGACCGGTACGTTGCTATCTGCAAGCCCCTCCACTACCTGACCATCATGAGCCTAAGAGTGTGCACTTCTCTTCTGGCTGTTGCTTGGACCATTGGACTCATCCACTCTGTGGCCCAGCTGGCTTTTGTTGTCAACTTACCCTTTTGTGGCCCCAATGAAATGGATAGCTTTTACTGTGATTTTCCTCGGTTCATCAAACTTGCATGTACAGACACGTATAGATTGGAGTTTCTGGTCACTGCCAACAGTGGTTTCATCTCCATGGGCACCTTCTTGATCCTGATTGTGTCTTACATCTTCATCCTGGTCACGGTTCACAAACACTCTTCAGGTGGTTCATCCAAGGCCCTTTCTACCCTCTCAGCTCACATCACTGTGGTAGTTTTCTTCTTTGGCCCCTGCATTATTGTCTATGTGTGGCCATTCCCTACCTTACCCATAGATAAATTTTTAGCCATCTTTGATGCTCTTATCACTCCTTTTATGAATCCTATTATCTATACACTTAGAAACAAGGAGATGAAGATGGCAATGAGGAGACTGTTTGGCAAGGTTCTAAGTTTCAAGAAGAGTTTTTTCATGCACAATCCAAGAAATTCAGATTGA